In Panacibacter ginsenosidivorans, the following proteins share a genomic window:
- a CDS encoding Y-family DNA polymerase, producing MQTAENISKKYAAYNAVKEGRELSFTAVVDCNSFYCSAERVFRPDLHKKPVVVLSNNDGCIVSRSDESKAVGVGMADPYFKSKEIIERYNIEVFSSNYNLYGDMSWRVMETLRIIMGENKVEVYSVDEAFINMDDVPFERLHNAALQLKETVERWTGVEVSVGVAPTKTLSKIANHIAKKDKSATNCVTVLDSIESVNEALCNTPVKEIWGVGTQYAEKLKGFGIYDAYQLSQMPEEWARKNLGGVVGVRLLKDLKCEPIIGLHEELDTKKMIATTRMFGTPVSKLSDIKEAVATYTSRAAEKLRRQYGAASMISVFVVLKEKRNPGEHFRHGSTVNRAMTLPHATCVTSELIKPALQLAEQAYDRAVNDYKVNLFQKAGVMLSGIVPDNTLQGNLFVPAAKNNSRLLMDMMDNINFSMRDDMLKFAASGTVRNWKMRQEMRSPRYTSRWDELREVK from the coding sequence ATGCAAACAGCAGAAAACATTTCGAAAAAATATGCAGCTTATAATGCAGTTAAAGAAGGGAGAGAACTTTCTTTCACCGCCGTTGTTGACTGCAATAGTTTTTATTGTTCTGCAGAAAGAGTGTTTCGTCCCGATCTGCATAAGAAACCTGTTGTTGTATTAAGCAATAATGATGGTTGCATAGTCAGCCGTAGTGATGAGTCGAAAGCAGTTGGTGTTGGTATGGCTGATCCATATTTCAAATCAAAAGAAATAATTGAACGATATAATATAGAAGTGTTTTCATCCAATTATAATCTATACGGCGATATGAGCTGGCGTGTAATGGAAACATTGCGCATTATTATGGGAGAAAATAAAGTAGAAGTATATTCTGTTGACGAAGCTTTCATTAATATGGATGATGTGCCGTTTGAACGATTGCACAATGCCGCATTGCAACTAAAAGAAACCGTTGAACGCTGGACAGGAGTTGAAGTTTCCGTTGGCGTGGCGCCAACAAAAACCTTGAGCAAAATTGCCAATCATATTGCCAAGAAAGATAAATCTGCAACAAATTGTGTAACCGTTTTAGACAGCATAGAAAGTGTAAATGAAGCATTGTGTAATACGCCCGTAAAAGAAATCTGGGGCGTTGGTACACAATATGCAGAAAAGCTAAAAGGGTTCGGCATTTACGATGCATATCAACTGAGCCAGATGCCCGAAGAATGGGCAAGAAAAAATCTTGGCGGTGTTGTCGGTGTGCGCTTACTAAAAGATCTGAAATGCGAACCGATCATTGGCCTGCATGAAGAATTAGATACAAAAAAAATGATCGCTACAACACGCATGTTTGGTACGCCGGTATCAAAGCTGAGCGATATAAAAGAAGCCGTTGCAACCTATACATCAAGAGCTGCAGAGAAGCTGCGTCGCCAGTATGGCGCGGCTTCGATGATCAGCGTATTTGTAGTGCTGAAAGAAAAAAGAAATCCCGGAGAACACTTTCGTCATGGCTCTACTGTTAACCGTGCAATGACGTTGCCACATGCAACATGTGTAACCAGCGAGCTAATAAAACCTGCATTGCAATTAGCTGAACAGGCTTACGACAGAGCAGTAAATGATTACAAAGTAAACCTTTTCCAAAAAGCCGGTGTAATGCTCAGCGGTATTGTACCAGACAATACATTACAGGGAAACTTATTTGTGCCTGCAGCAAAGAATAATAGTCGTCTTTTGATGGATATGATGGACAACATCAACTTCAGCATGCGGGATGATATGCTGAAATTTGCAGCAAGCGGCACAGTACGCAACTGGAAGATGCGACAGGAAATGCGCAGCCCAAGATATACAAGCAGGTGGGATGAATTGAGAGAAGTAAAATAA
- a CDS encoding 2'-5' RNA ligase family protein, with translation MEKGFARTAPALSFAMQEYYEYLLVVHPAADVYAQLMQEKQYFFETYKEKVAIKTKPHITVANFMAKEAMEDTIIRYMHRILSMQKNFTVTLNNFSGFPPHTVYARVLDHQPFKHLAAMLAPVDHYVKGNGCPPAKFITHPHVSIARRLKPDVYDKAMFEFSQRTFFASFNVEEMVLLKRQHQFDKCRQVNVFKLLLTSPSFPLLKERDTFA, from the coding sequence ATGGAAAAGGGATTTGCAAGAACAGCTCCTGCATTGAGCTTTGCTATGCAGGAATATTACGAGTATTTGCTCGTGGTGCATCCTGCAGCCGATGTGTATGCGCAGCTGATGCAGGAGAAACAATATTTCTTTGAGACATACAAAGAAAAGGTTGCCATCAAAACAAAGCCACACATTACGGTAGCAAATTTCATGGCAAAGGAAGCGATGGAAGATACCATCATCCGCTACATGCACCGCATCCTTAGTATGCAAAAAAATTTTACGGTCACGCTTAATAATTTCAGCGGATTTCCGCCACATACGGTGTACGCACGTGTGCTAGATCATCAGCCGTTCAAGCACCTCGCTGCGATGTTAGCACCGGTTGATCATTATGTAAAAGGCAACGGTTGTCCGCCGGCAAAATTCATCACGCATCCGCATGTGTCAATTGCACGGAGGCTTAAACCCGACGTGTATGATAAAGCCATGTTTGAATTCTCGCAACGCACATTTTTTGCTTCGTTCAATGTAGAAGAAATGGTGTTGTTGAAGAGGCAACACCAGTTTGATAAATGCAGGCAGGTGAATGTGTTTAAGCTGTTGTTAACCTCACCCTCGTTCCCTCTCCTTAAGGAGAGGGATACCTTTGCGTAG
- a CDS encoding bifunctional YncE family protein/alkaline phosphatase family protein, whose translation MRNLLTIVFVFSCAVISAQTKNELAEKRIGLPNGWSLTPVGKCLQLGDLPLNIAVSSTKKFIAVTNNGQSTQSIQLIDARTDKRLDSIDIPKSWLGLKFSADEKFLYASGGNDNWILKYAIINNRLILKDSIKLGDKWPEKISPAGIDIDDAQQKMYVVTKENNSLYTLDLKTKKITGKLNLDAEAYTCLLSPDKRELYISLWGGDKLLVYSTVQKKLIASVPVGDNPNEICLSKNGIYLYVCNANDNSVSVINIKQRIVVETLNTALYPHAPVGSTPNSVALSADEKTLYIANADNNCLAVFDVTIKGKSVSKGFIPVGWYPTCVRVIGNKIYVANGKGFTSMANTHFDPFHTNSTMGYQKGDNDKWYIGGLFKGTLSIINTPTDSQLSEYSQLVYTNTPYKKEQEKNAMGEAGNPIPMHIGDTSPIKYVFYIIKENRTYDQVLGDVSAGNGDSSIVLFGEKITPNQHAIVKDFVLLDNFYVNAEVSEDGHSWSMGAYATDFIEKNWPTNYGGRGGQYDGEGSRPVANNKMYIWDDCKQSNVSYRTYGEFADGYKAVIPVLNNHFCPYYAPWDLTVRDTTRYAQWTKEFDSLVAINEVPHFNSLRFSNDHTSGLSKGAPTPFAQVADNDLAVGMFLQHLSESPLWKESVVFILEDDAQDGPDHVDAHRSTAYVAGGFVKRHYVDHTMYSTASMLRTIELILGMPPMSQYDAAATPMWRCFSNTADLTAFHAKPALVDLNERNKVSNAWQRRSETFDFTKEDRIPDDQFSEVIWKAVKGENSVMPAPRRAAFVKLSAKKDDDD comes from the coding sequence ATGAGAAATTTGTTGACCATTGTATTTGTTTTTTCCTGCGCAGTAATTAGCGCTCAAACAAAAAATGAATTAGCAGAAAAAAGAATTGGCTTACCGAACGGGTGGAGCCTTACACCAGTTGGCAAATGTTTGCAACTGGGTGATCTGCCTTTAAATATTGCTGTTTCCTCAACAAAGAAATTTATTGCGGTTACCAATAACGGTCAAAGCACGCAAAGTATTCAATTGATAGACGCACGCACAGACAAAAGGCTTGACAGTATTGACATCCCAAAAAGCTGGCTGGGCCTGAAGTTCAGCGCTGATGAAAAATTCCTTTATGCAAGCGGCGGCAATGACAATTGGATATTGAAATACGCAATCATAAACAACAGGCTTATTCTAAAAGACAGCATAAAACTGGGTGATAAATGGCCGGAGAAAATCTCTCCTGCAGGGATTGATATTGATGATGCGCAACAGAAAATGTATGTGGTAACAAAAGAAAATAATAGTTTATATACCCTTGATCTTAAGACGAAAAAAATTACAGGTAAATTGAATCTTGACGCTGAAGCTTATACCTGCCTGCTTTCTCCTGATAAAAGAGAATTGTATATTTCTCTTTGGGGTGGCGATAAACTGCTTGTATATAGTACTGTACAGAAAAAATTGATCGCCTCGGTTCCTGTTGGCGATAATCCTAATGAAATTTGTTTATCAAAGAACGGAATATACTTATATGTATGCAATGCAAATGATAATAGTGTTTCTGTTATCAATATCAAACAGCGTATAGTGGTGGAAACACTCAATACTGCATTATATCCACATGCGCCTGTTGGTTCTACACCAAACAGTGTTGCATTAAGTGCAGATGAAAAAACTTTGTATATAGCAAACGCAGATAACAATTGTCTTGCAGTGTTTGATGTAACAATTAAAGGTAAGAGTGTATCAAAAGGCTTTATTCCTGTGGGCTGGTACCCTACTTGTGTACGTGTGATCGGGAATAAAATTTATGTTGCGAATGGAAAAGGGTTTACTTCGATGGCAAACACTCACTTTGATCCCTTCCATACCAACTCAACAATGGGTTATCAAAAAGGCGACAATGATAAATGGTATATCGGTGGCTTGTTTAAAGGAACATTAAGCATTATCAATACTCCAACTGATTCTCAATTGAGTGAATATTCTCAATTGGTTTATACAAACACGCCTTACAAAAAGGAACAGGAAAAAAATGCAATGGGAGAAGCCGGAAACCCTATACCCATGCATATTGGAGATACCTCTCCTATTAAATATGTCTTTTATATCATAAAAGAAAACAGGACTTATGACCAGGTGCTCGGTGATGTATCAGCAGGCAATGGCGACAGCAGTATTGTTCTCTTCGGTGAAAAAATAACACCCAACCAGCATGCTATTGTAAAAGACTTTGTACTGCTGGATAATTTTTATGTAAATGCAGAAGTAAGTGAAGATGGGCATAGCTGGAGCATGGGTGCTTATGCAACTGATTTTATTGAGAAGAACTGGCCTACAAATTACGGCGGCCGCGGTGGTCAATATGATGGTGAAGGCTCCAGGCCTGTAGCAAATAATAAAATGTATATCTGGGACGATTGTAAACAATCCAATGTAAGCTATCGCACCTATGGAGAATTTGCTGATGGCTACAAAGCAGTTATCCCTGTTTTGAACAATCATTTCTGTCCATACTATGCACCTTGGGATCTTACAGTTCGGGACACAACAAGATATGCGCAGTGGACAAAAGAATTTGATTCACTCGTGGCTATCAATGAAGTGCCGCATTTTAATTCTTTGCGATTCTCAAACGATCATACAAGCGGACTTTCAAAAGGTGCACCTACACCTTTTGCACAGGTTGCAGACAATGATCTTGCAGTAGGCATGTTCCTGCAACATTTAAGTGAAAGCCCTTTATGGAAAGAGAGCGTTGTATTTATTTTAGAAGATGATGCACAGGATGGTCCGGATCATGTAGATGCGCACAGAAGCACAGCATATGTTGCAGGTGGTTTTGTAAAACGTCATTATGTTGATCATACAATGTATTCAACTGCTTCTATGTTACGTACGATTGAACTTATTCTTGGTATGCCGCCCATGAGTCAGTACGATGCCGCTGCAACGCCTATGTGGCGCTGCTTTTCCAACACAGCAGATCTTACTGCATTTCATGCAAAACCCGCTCTTGTTGATCTAAATGAAAGAAACAAAGTATCGAATGCATGGCAACGCAGGAGTGAAACATTTGATTTTACAAAAGAAGATCGTATCCCTGATGATCAGTTCAGCGAAGTAATATGGAAAGCAGTAAAAGGAGAAAATTCTGTAATGCCTGCGCCACGCAGAGCAGCGTTTGTAAAACTTAGTGCAAAGAAAGATGATGATGATTAG
- a CDS encoding LexA family protein — protein sequence MEREFMYNAAYSGSKGYTQHQARTANANGFAAAADDYAERGIDLNEQLILNKPATFFFRMNGEAMTGAGINSGDVLIVDRSIKATNGKIAVIAVNGDLMVRRIQSHFNGVSLQADNPRYSNIELTEFADMSVWGVVTCVIHILESRLLTHNNDHNKNPKHKSEDFRILY from the coding sequence ATGGAAAGGGAATTTATGTACAATGCCGCTTACAGCGGCTCAAAGGGTTATACCCAGCACCAGGCGAGAACCGCCAATGCCAATGGTTTTGCTGCAGCTGCAGATGATTATGCAGAACGCGGCATAGACCTCAACGAGCAACTCATTTTAAACAAACCTGCTACGTTTTTTTTTCGAATGAATGGAGAGGCAATGACGGGCGCCGGCATCAATAGCGGCGATGTGTTGATCGTTGACCGCAGCATAAAAGCAACGAATGGAAAGATCGCTGTGATAGCGGTAAATGGCGACCTGATGGTGCGGCGCATACAATCGCATTTTAATGGTGTAAGCCTGCAGGCAGATAATCCGCGGTACAGCAATATAGAGTTAACAGAGTTTGCAGACATGAGCGTGTGGGGCGTTGTAACATGCGTCATTCACATTCTTGAGAGCAGGTTGTTGACACATAATAATGACCACAATAAAAACCCCAAACATAAAAGTGAAGACTTCCGCATTTTGTATTAG
- a CDS encoding MmcQ/YjbR family DNA-binding protein — protein sequence MVTAENAKAIALSLPETGEQRHFNRTAFTVKKKIFATLSFEDKTLNLKFTPEAQFIFCPPGSDIIFAIPNGWGRQGWTTINLDKASKKLVMDALKEAYRIRVAK from the coding sequence ATGGTAACAGCAGAAAATGCAAAAGCAATAGCATTATCATTACCGGAAACCGGCGAGCAACGGCATTTTAACCGCACTGCTTTTACAGTAAAGAAAAAAATATTTGCCACGCTTTCCTTTGAAGATAAAACACTCAATTTAAAATTTACTCCTGAAGCCCAGTTTATCTTTTGCCCCCCTGGCAGTGATATAATTTTTGCCATTCCAAATGGCTGGGGCAGACAGGGCTGGACAACAATCAATCTTGATAAAGCATCAAAAAAATTAGTTATGGATGCTTTGAAAGAAGCATACAGGATAAGAGTTGCAAAATAA
- the acs gene encoding acetate--CoA ligase, with protein MSDTTGDAQRTNVCNQKNHKRFSKYAHPLNFGCKFSPLNNTIDMSYPYQIKSLEQYKEAYKQSVDNPDLFWGNIGGYFQWKRRWEKVLEWNFTEPKIEWYKGAKLNITENCLDRHLKTLANTPAIIWEPNDPEEHHRVITYKDLYTKVCQFANVLKSNGVKKGDRVCIYMGMIPELAIAVLACARIGAIHSVIFGGFSAQSIADRLYDAQAEYIVTCDGAYRGAKDIPLKSVIDDALIGNRTVKRVIVCTRTRTAVSMIKGRDVWWEDEVKKVETLGLVDCPAEEMDAEDPLFILYTSGSTGKPKGVVHACAGYMVYTNYTFVNVFQYQRGDIHFCTADIGWITGHSYIVYGPLSAGGTSLMFEGIPTWPDAGRFWDIIDKFKVNILYTAPTAIRSLMGFGLGPLQGKNLSSLKILGTVGEPINEEAWHWYDEHIGKKKCPIVDTWWQTETGGILISNLAGVTLAKPSWATLPMPGVQPILVDENGKEVTEKEDGLYKGNLCIKAPWPSTIRTTYGDHERCKKNYFSTYENLYFTGDGALKDEEGNYRITGRVDDVLNVSGHRIGTAEVENAINMHAGVVESAVVGYPHDIKGQGIYAYVIFQGSHGDEAMRRKDILQTVTRIIGAIAKPDKIQFVSGLPKTRSGKIMRRILRKIAEGETQNLGDTTTLLDPGVVEEIKNGKI; from the coding sequence GTGAGTGACACAACAGGCGATGCCCAAAGAACAAATGTTTGTAACCAAAAAAATCACAAACGTTTTAGCAAGTATGCGCATCCATTAAACTTTGGTTGTAAATTTAGCCCCTTAAATAACACGATTGACATGTCATATCCTTACCAGATAAAATCTTTGGAACAATACAAAGAGGCTTACAAACAAAGTGTAGATAACCCCGATCTTTTCTGGGGAAATATTGGCGGCTATTTTCAGTGGAAACGCAGGTGGGAAAAAGTGCTTGAGTGGAATTTCACAGAGCCAAAAATAGAATGGTATAAAGGTGCAAAACTGAATATTACGGAGAATTGTCTCGACAGGCATTTGAAAACATTAGCCAACACACCCGCTATTATCTGGGAACCAAATGATCCGGAAGAACATCACCGCGTAATTACCTACAAAGATCTTTATACAAAGGTTTGCCAGTTTGCGAATGTGCTTAAAAGCAATGGCGTAAAAAAAGGTGATCGTGTTTGTATTTATATGGGTATGATACCGGAGCTTGCTATTGCTGTGTTAGCGTGTGCAAGAATTGGTGCTATTCATTCTGTAATATTTGGCGGCTTTAGTGCACAAAGTATTGCAGATCGGTTGTACGATGCGCAGGCGGAATATATTGTAACCTGTGATGGTGCTTATCGTGGTGCAAAAGATATTCCGCTGAAAAGTGTTATTGATGATGCATTGATTGGCAACAGAACAGTAAAGCGTGTTATTGTTTGCACCAGAACAAGAACAGCGGTTTCTATGATCAAAGGCCGTGATGTATGGTGGGAAGATGAAGTAAAGAAAGTTGAAACACTTGGCCTGGTTGATTGTCCTGCAGAAGAAATGGATGCAGAAGACCCGTTATTCATTTTATATACTTCAGGTTCTACAGGAAAACCAAAAGGTGTTGTGCATGCATGTGCTGGTTATATGGTTTATACCAATTATACTTTTGTAAACGTATTTCAATACCAGCGTGGAGACATTCATTTCTGCACTGCAGATATTGGTTGGATCACCGGACACAGTTACATTGTTTATGGTCCATTAAGCGCTGGCGGCACTTCGCTGATGTTTGAAGGCATTCCTACATGGCCCGATGCAGGAAGATTCTGGGATATTATTGATAAATTCAAAGTAAACATTCTTTACACCGCGCCAACAGCTATAAGAAGCTTAATGGGTTTTGGTCTAGGCCCATTGCAGGGGAAAAATCTTTCTTCATTAAAAATACTGGGCACAGTTGGTGAGCCCATTAATGAAGAAGCATGGCACTGGTATGATGAACATATTGGCAAGAAAAAGTGTCCCATTGTAGATACGTGGTGGCAAACCGAAACAGGAGGTATACTTATTTCTAACCTGGCGGGTGTAACACTGGCAAAACCAAGCTGGGCAACGCTTCCAATGCCCGGCGTACAGCCAATACTTGTAGATGAGAATGGTAAAGAAGTAACAGAAAAAGAAGATGGGCTGTATAAAGGAAATCTCTGTATTAAAGCACCATGGCCTTCAACCATACGTACAACATATGGAGATCATGAACGCTGTAAAAAAAATTATTTCAGCACGTATGAAAATTTATATTTTACCGGAGATGGCGCATTGAAAGATGAGGAAGGTAATTATCGCATCACCGGTCGTGTTGATGATGTGTTGAATGTAAGCGGTCACCGTATTGGTACGGCAGAAGTTGAGAATGCTATCAATATGCATGCAGGTGTTGTTGAAAGTGCGGTGGTTGGTTACCCGCATGATATAAAAGGCCAGGGCATTTATGCGTACGTAATTTTCCAGGGATCACATGGCGACGAAGCAATGAGAAGAAAAGATATTTTGCAAACTGTTACACGCATTATTGGTGCTATTGCGAAGCCAGATAAAATTCAGTTTGTAAGTGGTTTACCCAAGACAAGAAGCGGTAAAATTATGCGCCGGATTCTAAGAAAAATTGCAGAAGGTGAAACGCAAAACCTTGGTGATACGACTACCTTACTCGATCCTGGTGTTGTGGAAGAAATAAAGAATGGAAAAATATAG
- a CDS encoding MFS transporter yields the protein MNTNDSKGIWKVIGASSAGTLIEWYDFYIFGSLATVIASQFFPKTNPTAALLSTLATFAAGFIVRPFGALVFGRLGDIIGRKYTFLLTLIIMGGSTFAIGLVPGYETIGFAAPIIVLLLRLLQGLALGGEYGGAATYVAEHSPENKRGFYTSWIQTTATLGLFVSLGVILITRHSLDTDAAKSIAKFNDWGWRIPFLVSIILVIVSIYIRMKMKESPLFAKLKTEGKTSVNPLKESFAHKTNLKMVLLALFGATMGQGVVWYTGQFYAQSFIENVCKVDFDQSRTILIWSILFATPFFVVFGGLSDKIGRKWIMLVGMLLAIFTYIPLFGNLLSTTDIKTKTEITEKKQIDSSITTIAKTNDALKKTVIKTFYTDGMQMTETRTDTLFAQAGKKEAKPDIKISKLISDADYWYMVLLVFVMVLYVTMVYGPIAAFLVELFPTKIRYTSMSLPYHIGNGVFGGLTPFIATLLTTIYTDNKLVGLNYPIIVAAICLVIGTLYISNRIDKNVND from the coding sequence ATGAATACTAACGACTCTAAAGGAATCTGGAAAGTTATTGGTGCTTCTTCTGCAGGTACTTTAATTGAGTGGTACGACTTTTATATTTTCGGCAGTCTTGCCACGGTTATTGCGAGCCAGTTCTTTCCGAAAACAAACCCAACGGCTGCACTGCTTTCAACGCTTGCAACATTTGCTGCAGGATTTATCGTAAGACCGTTTGGCGCATTGGTGTTTGGAAGATTGGGCGACATCATTGGAAGAAAATATACATTCTTACTCACGCTGATCATTATGGGCGGATCAACATTTGCTATTGGTCTTGTGCCGGGATATGAAACGATTGGTTTTGCTGCGCCTATCATTGTTTTATTATTGCGTTTATTGCAGGGGCTTGCCCTTGGTGGTGAATATGGCGGCGCTGCTACTTATGTAGCAGAACATTCGCCTGAAAATAAAAGGGGCTTTTATACTTCATGGATACAAACCACCGCTACGCTTGGTTTGTTTGTGTCGCTTGGTGTGATATTGATTACCCGTCATAGTCTTGATACGGACGCAGCAAAGTCCATTGCAAAATTCAACGACTGGGGCTGGCGCATTCCTTTTCTTGTTTCGATCATTCTTGTTATCGTCTCCATTTACATACGCATGAAGATGAAAGAATCGCCGCTGTTTGCAAAGTTGAAAACTGAAGGCAAAACTTCTGTGAATCCATTGAAAGAAAGTTTTGCACATAAAACAAACCTGAAAATGGTTTTGCTTGCATTGTTTGGAGCAACAATGGGCCAGGGCGTTGTTTGGTACACAGGACAATTTTACGCGCAATCATTTATTGAAAACGTTTGCAAGGTTGATTTTGATCAGTCGCGGACAATTCTTATTTGGTCAATTTTATTTGCAACGCCATTCTTTGTTGTGTTTGGTGGTTTGAGTGATAAGATAGGCAGAAAATGGATCATGCTTGTGGGTATGTTGCTGGCTATTTTTACTTACATACCATTATTTGGAAACTTACTTTCAACAACAGATATAAAAACAAAAACGGAGATAACTGAGAAAAAACAAATTGATTCATCAATAACAACTATTGCAAAAACAAATGATGCGTTAAAGAAGACTGTTATAAAAACATTTTATACAGACGGCATGCAAATGACTGAAACAAGAACAGACACATTATTTGCCCAGGCAGGAAAGAAAGAAGCAAAACCTGATATAAAAATTTCCAAACTTATTTCAGACGCAGATTACTGGTACATGGTACTCCTTGTTTTTGTAATGGTACTGTACGTAACAATGGTTTATGGGCCAATCGCAGCGTTTCTTGTAGAACTGTTTCCCACAAAGATCCGCTATACGTCTATGTCTTTGCCGTATCACATCGGAAATGGTGTGTTTGGTGGCCTAACACCATTCATCGCAACATTGCTTACAACAATTTATACTGACAACAAATTAGTTGGCCTTAATTATCCCATCATTGTTGCAGCGATATGTCTGGTTATCGGCACATTGTATATTTCGAACAGGATAGATAAAAATGTAAACGACTAA
- the recO gene encoding DNA repair protein RecO — translation MITHKTKGIVLRTVKYGETSVIATVYTELFGIQSYIVKGVRQTSKKGSSKASYFQPAAMLEMEVYHNELKNLQFIKDYQWSYLYTALFFDVIKNAAAMYLIELLQHALKQPEANPELFYLIEDSLKQLDKGNETLTANMPLYFTLHLLAELGFQVQGEYNMQTPVLDLQDGNFVAAIPDHNFYVTNDLAKTTAAINNINFYSDLENFQLNRNTRRQLLEAYAQYLALHIEGFGELRSLKVLQEVLS, via the coding sequence ATGATAACGCATAAAACCAAAGGCATTGTATTGCGTACAGTAAAGTATGGCGAGACCAGTGTTATTGCTACAGTGTACACAGAGCTATTTGGCATACAGAGTTACATTGTAAAAGGCGTACGGCAAACATCAAAAAAAGGCTCATCAAAAGCATCTTATTTTCAACCGGCTGCAATGCTGGAAATGGAAGTGTATCATAACGAATTAAAGAATCTGCAGTTCATTAAAGATTATCAATGGAGTTATTTATATACCGCACTTTTCTTTGACGTAATTAAAAATGCGGCAGCCATGTATTTAATAGAATTATTACAGCATGCACTAAAACAACCCGAAGCCAATCCTGAATTATTTTATTTGATTGAAGACAGTTTAAAACAATTGGATAAGGGCAATGAAACATTAACCGCAAACATGCCTTTATATTTTACGCTGCATCTGCTAGCTGAATTAGGTTTTCAGGTGCAGGGTGAATACAACATGCAAACACCTGTGCTCGATCTGCAGGATGGCAATTTTGTTGCAGCTATACCAGATCATAATTTTTATGTTACAAATGATCTTGCCAAAACCACTGCTGCAATTAATAATATCAACTTCTATAGCGATCTCGAAAATTTTCAACTTAACCGTAATACACGCAGACAACTGCTGGAAGCTTATGCGCAATATCTTGCACTGCACATTGAAGGCTTTGGCGAGTTAAGAAGTTTAAAAGTGTTGCAGGAAGTGTTGAGTTGA
- a CDS encoding DUF6814 family protein, with protein sequence MNSIKKFAGIIWFLLAPVGMYFLIITALHEIEKTPVIDTKIQWSVFIIVFAPIAIGMMIFGYYAMKGEYDHLPTSSDEITD encoded by the coding sequence ATGAACAGTATAAAAAAATTTGCAGGCATTATATGGTTCCTGCTTGCACCGGTTGGAATGTATTTTCTTATCATCACTGCATTACACGAGATCGAAAAAACGCCGGTCATTGATACAAAAATTCAATGGAGTGTTTTCATCATCGTATTCGCTCCAATTGCAATTGGCATGATGATCTTCGGTTATTACGCCATGAAAGGCGAATATGATCATTTGCCCACAAGTTCTGATGAAATAACAGATTAA
- a CDS encoding 2'-5' RNA ligase family protein: protein MAIYTKKYQQKKKYVEQGLLTSSGYLVNEYAIVLQPHEELSNAIMEEKKMYAETYQCPEALYVKPRITLVHFKQHELMETHIVRLVKNITATLLDFKVELKNFGSFPSHTIYINVVSKVQIMDIVKELKASQKLMKLDDENKPHFLTEPNISIARKLLPWQYEKSWLEYEHKHFHGRFIADHVLLLKRRENTKMWKTANRFDFEHIKTDVKQGALFAAPANYKKK from the coding sequence ATGGCAATCTATACGAAGAAATACCAGCAAAAGAAAAAGTACGTAGAGCAAGGCTTACTTACATCTTCGGGTTATTTGGTAAATGAATACGCAATTGTATTGCAACCACATGAAGAACTAAGTAATGCAATTATGGAAGAGAAAAAAATGTATGCAGAAACATACCAATGTCCGGAAGCACTCTATGTAAAACCACGCATAACACTGGTGCATTTTAAACAGCATGAACTGATGGAAACGCATATTGTAAGATTGGTAAAAAATATTACAGCAACGCTTTTAGATTTTAAAGTAGAGTTGAAAAATTTTGGCAGTTTTCCGTCACACACGATTTATATCAATGTGGTAAGCAAAGTGCAGATCATGGATATAGTAAAAGAATTAAAAGCATCTCAAAAGCTTATGAAACTGGATGATGAGAACAAGCCCCATTTTCTTACAGAGCCAAATATTAGTATTGCAAGAAAACTATTGCCCTGGCAATATGAGAAAAGTTGGCTGGAATATGAGCATAAACATTTTCATGGAAGATTTATTGCAGATCATGTATTGTTATTGAAGCGGAGAGAAAACACCAAGATGTGGAAAACAGCAAACAGGTTTGATTTTGAGCATATAAAAACCGATGTAAAGCAAGGCGCATTGTTTGCTGCACCAGCCAATTATAAAAAGAAATAG